From one Halosimplex rubrum genomic stretch:
- the tfe gene encoding transcription factor E produces MAFDELLEDPVIQKYLHELVGPKGMPVAAAPPDGEVTDEELAEELGLELNDVRRALFILYENDLASYRRLRDEDSGWLTYLWTFEYEKIPEQLQSEMHRLLDALEEREDYEKDNEFYLCETCGIRFEFGEAMEFGFECPDCGNPVEAMENTRLVDAMETRIDELRDELNVEHGEA; encoded by the coding sequence ATGGCTTTTGACGAACTTCTGGAGGACCCCGTTATACAGAAGTACTTACACGAGCTGGTCGGCCCGAAAGGGATGCCGGTGGCGGCGGCGCCGCCGGACGGCGAGGTGACAGACGAGGAGCTGGCCGAGGAGCTCGGCCTGGAGCTCAACGACGTGCGCCGCGCGCTGTTCATCCTCTACGAGAACGACCTGGCGAGCTACCGCCGGCTGCGCGACGAGGACTCGGGGTGGCTCACCTACCTGTGGACCTTCGAGTACGAGAAGATCCCCGAGCAGCTCCAGTCGGAGATGCACCGCCTGCTCGACGCCCTGGAGGAGCGAGAGGACTACGAGAAGGACAACGAGTTCTACCTCTGTGAGACGTGTGGCATCCGCTTCGAGTTCGGCGAAGCCATGGAGTTCGGCTTCGAGTGCCCCGACTGCGGCAACCCCGTCGAGGCGATGGAGAACACCCGCCTGGTCGACGCGATGGAGACCAGGATCGACGAGCTACGCGACGAACTCAACGTCGAGCACGGCGAGGCCTGA
- a CDS encoding DUF2110 family protein: MVVLATKLYVEGDARSRATDSLRSQVNNVVGDLDVTFDLEIRDDEFPEVSLDGEDATVAANALAEEWGEIVPALEPGEEYVGTLDSWDDEGFVLHAGFGRTVRIPSGEIGLGQGTPEQIRTRFGLVQHLPMRFIAADPEADEPARLADAERDRLYEWTRGAGRVNVNSATRAEARATVNRAGHAQDIVTVERLGLLEQSIVCTEDTDPPGLLASIGQYMPAELLCVVP; this comes from the coding sequence ATGGTCGTACTCGCAACCAAGCTGTACGTCGAGGGCGACGCCCGATCGCGCGCGACGGACTCGCTGCGCTCGCAGGTGAACAACGTCGTCGGCGACCTCGACGTGACGTTCGACCTCGAGATCCGTGACGACGAGTTCCCCGAGGTCTCCCTCGACGGCGAGGACGCGACGGTCGCGGCCAACGCCCTCGCGGAGGAGTGGGGCGAGATCGTCCCCGCTCTGGAGCCCGGCGAGGAGTACGTCGGGACGCTCGACTCGTGGGACGACGAGGGGTTCGTCCTCCACGCGGGCTTCGGGCGGACCGTGCGGATCCCCTCGGGAGAGATCGGGCTCGGCCAGGGGACGCCCGAGCAGATCCGGACGCGGTTCGGCCTCGTCCAGCACCTGCCGATGCGCTTTATCGCCGCCGACCCCGAGGCGGACGAGCCGGCGCGGCTGGCCGACGCCGAGCGCGACCGCCTCTACGAATGGACGCGCGGCGCGGGCCGGGTCAACGTCAACTCGGCGACGCGGGCGGAGGCGCGGGCGACGGTCAACCGCGCGGGCCACGCCCAGGACATCGTGACCGTCGAGCGGCTCGGCCTGCTCGAACAGAGCATCGTCTGCACCGAGGACACCGACCCGCCGGGGCTGCTGGCGAGCATCGGCCAGTACATGCCGGCGGAGCTGCTCTGCGTCGTGCCATGA
- a CDS encoding DUF5803 family protein: MRRRLVLALGLLAVLVALAGCASPFGGGGPDDARLNQNATYDWDTNATTTYDVGRGNFTGILGVENESYVPLYQRSELGTDEPLDVASLRYRYPDNGTVVAPANRSNFHVNATNSRLNVTLPAAGGQVAFTADRPNAKRFAVPMFIDSAHSVEVVLPPQARVGVPLLSKVSPGGSTSRVPEGSDRMLVRWESAERGPILTRYYLARDLLLFGGIGGVLALVGVGGALYYLRQIRVLERRREEIGLDVETETDEFDDDDPPPGMR, from the coding sequence ATGAGGCGGCGACTGGTCCTCGCGCTCGGGCTGTTGGCGGTGCTCGTCGCGCTGGCCGGCTGCGCGTCGCCGTTCGGCGGCGGCGGCCCCGACGACGCCCGGCTCAACCAGAACGCGACCTACGACTGGGACACCAACGCGACGACGACCTACGACGTGGGCCGCGGGAACTTCACGGGGATACTCGGCGTCGAGAACGAGTCGTACGTCCCGCTCTACCAGCGGAGCGAACTCGGCACCGACGAGCCGCTGGACGTGGCATCGCTCCGATACCGCTACCCCGACAACGGGACGGTCGTCGCGCCGGCCAACCGGTCGAACTTCCACGTCAACGCGACGAACTCGCGGTTGAACGTGACGCTCCCGGCGGCCGGCGGGCAGGTGGCGTTCACGGCGGACCGGCCCAACGCCAAGCGGTTCGCGGTCCCGATGTTCATCGACTCGGCCCACTCGGTCGAGGTCGTCCTCCCGCCGCAGGCCCGCGTCGGCGTGCCGCTGCTGTCGAAGGTCTCGCCGGGCGGGTCGACCTCGCGGGTCCCGGAGGGCTCCGACCGGATGCTCGTCCGCTGGGAGTCGGCCGAGCGCGGCCCCATCCTGACCCGCTACTACCTCGCGCGGGACCTGCTGCTGTTCGGCGGGATCGGCGGTGTCCTGGCGCTGGTCGGCGTCGGCGGCGCGCTCTACTACCTCCGACAGATCCGCGTGCTGGAGCGCCGCCGCGAGGAGATCGGTCTCGACGTGGAGACCGAGACCGACGAGTTCGACGACGACGACCCGCCGCCCGGGATGCGGTAG
- a CDS encoding competence/damage-inducible protein A, whose amino-acid sequence MRVAIVTVGDELLAGDTVNTNAAWLGERLTERGVDVERVVTLPDRVADIARVVNEYRAAYDAVLVTGGLGPTHDDLTMDGVAAAFGRDVVESDEALEWLAEEGGYAADDLAEGTADIPRGARLLKNPEGVAPGCVVGSVYVLPGVPTEMEAMFETVADEFSGEIEHVASVVADEPESALLDRIDGLRDRFDVTVGSYPGDSVRVKIQGGEAEAEAAAAWLRERVELVDIDEESGG is encoded by the coding sequence ATGCGCGTGGCCATCGTCACGGTCGGCGACGAGTTGCTCGCCGGCGACACCGTGAACACCAACGCCGCCTGGCTGGGGGAGCGACTGACCGAGCGCGGCGTCGACGTCGAGCGGGTCGTCACGCTCCCGGACCGGGTGGCCGACATCGCCCGCGTCGTCAACGAGTACCGCGCCGCCTACGACGCCGTCCTCGTGACCGGCGGGCTCGGTCCGACCCACGACGACCTGACGATGGACGGCGTCGCCGCCGCGTTCGGGCGCGATGTCGTCGAGAGCGACGAGGCTCTGGAGTGGCTCGCCGAGGAAGGCGGCTACGCGGCCGACGACCTGGCCGAGGGCACGGCGGACATCCCGCGGGGCGCACGCCTGCTGAAGAACCCCGAAGGCGTCGCGCCCGGCTGCGTCGTCGGGAGCGTCTACGTCCTGCCGGGCGTTCCGACGGAGATGGAAGCGATGTTCGAGACGGTCGCCGACGAGTTCTCGGGCGAGATCGAACACGTCGCCTCGGTGGTCGCCGACGAGCCCGAGAGCGCGCTGCTGGACCGGATCGACGGGTTGCGCGACCGCTTCGACGTGACCGTCGGGAGCTACCCCGGCGACTCGGTGCGGGTGAAGATCCAGGGCGGCGAGGCGGAGGCCGAGGCGGCCGCCGCGTGGCTCCGCGAGCGTGTCGAGCTGGTCGATATCGACGAGGAGAGCGGCGGGTGA